A genomic region of Kribbella sp. NBC_00382 contains the following coding sequences:
- the adh gene encoding aldehyde dehydrogenase gives MTIYASPGSDGSPITFKSRYDHFIGGEWVPPAKGGYFENPTPVTGENFTEIARGTADDVEAALDAAHGAAPGWGRTSAAERANVLNKIADTIEDNLELLAVAETWDNGKAVRETLAADMPLAVDHFRYFAGALRAQEGSISQVDDDTVAYHFHEPLGVVAQIIPWNFPILMATWKLAPALAAGNAVVLKPAEQTPASIHVLMELIADLIPPGVLNIVNGFGVEAGKPLASSNRVAKVAFTGETTTGRLIMQYASENIIPVTLELGGKSPNLFFDDVASSRDDFYDKALEGFTMFALNQGEVCTCPSRALIQAGIYDSFLTDAKARTEAVKQGNPLDTDTMMGAQASNDQYEKILSYIDIGKAEGAKVITGGEKADLGGDLSGGYYIQPTIFEGDNKMRIFQEEIFGPVVSVTKFDDYADAIKIANDTLYGLGAGVWSRDMNTAYRAGREIQAGRVWTNCYHAYPAHAAFGGYKNSGIGRENHKMMLDHYQQTKNLLVSYSPNKLGFF, from the coding sequence ATGACCATCTACGCATCGCCGGGCAGTGACGGCTCTCCGATCACGTTCAAGTCGCGCTACGACCACTTCATCGGGGGCGAATGGGTACCACCGGCCAAGGGTGGTTACTTCGAGAATCCGACTCCGGTGACCGGTGAGAACTTCACCGAGATCGCGCGAGGCACCGCCGACGACGTCGAGGCCGCTCTCGACGCCGCGCACGGGGCGGCGCCGGGCTGGGGCCGGACGTCGGCGGCGGAGCGCGCGAACGTCCTGAACAAGATCGCCGACACGATCGAGGACAACCTCGAACTGCTCGCCGTCGCCGAGACCTGGGACAACGGCAAGGCGGTCCGCGAGACGCTGGCCGCGGACATGCCGCTGGCGGTCGACCACTTCCGGTACTTCGCCGGCGCGCTGCGCGCGCAGGAGGGCTCGATCTCGCAGGTCGACGACGACACCGTCGCGTACCACTTCCACGAGCCGCTCGGCGTGGTCGCGCAGATCATCCCGTGGAACTTCCCGATCCTGATGGCGACCTGGAAGCTGGCGCCCGCGCTCGCGGCCGGCAACGCCGTCGTACTGAAGCCGGCCGAGCAGACACCGGCCTCGATCCACGTGCTGATGGAGCTGATCGCCGACCTGATCCCGCCGGGTGTGCTGAACATCGTCAACGGGTTCGGCGTCGAGGCCGGCAAACCGCTTGCCTCCAGCAACAGAGTCGCCAAGGTCGCGTTCACTGGTGAGACCACGACCGGCCGCCTCATCATGCAGTACGCCTCGGAGAACATCATCCCGGTGACGCTGGAGCTCGGCGGCAAGAGCCCGAACCTGTTCTTCGACGACGTCGCCAGCTCGCGCGACGACTTCTACGACAAGGCGCTCGAGGGCTTCACGATGTTCGCGCTGAACCAGGGCGAGGTCTGCACCTGTCCGTCCCGGGCGCTGATCCAGGCCGGCATCTACGACTCGTTCCTGACCGATGCGAAGGCGCGCACCGAGGCGGTCAAGCAGGGCAACCCGCTGGACACCGACACGATGATGGGCGCGCAGGCCAGCAACGACCAGTACGAGAAGATCCTGTCGTACATCGACATCGGCAAGGCCGAGGGCGCGAAGGTGATCACCGGCGGCGAGAAGGCCGACCTCGGCGGCGACCTGAGCGGCGGCTACTACATCCAGCCGACCATCTTCGAGGGCGACAACAAGATGCGGATCTTCCAGGAGGAGATCTTCGGGCCGGTCGTCTCGGTGACCAAGTTCGACGACTACGCCGACGCGATCAAGATCGCCAACGACACCCTGTACGGGCTCGGCGCCGGCGTCTGGTCGCGGGACATGAACACGGCGTACCGGGCCGGCCGCGAGATCCAGGCCGGCCGGGTCTGGACGAACTGCTACCACGCCTACCCGGCACACGCGGCCTTCGGCGGGTACAAGAACTCCGGGATCGGCCGGGAGAACCACAAGATGATGCTCGACCACTACCAGCAGACCAAGAACCTGCTGGTCAGCTACAGCCCGAACAAGCTCGGCTTCTTCTAA
- a CDS encoding DUF779 domain-containing protein, with protein MVDRVSYTEEAAELLRRLTEIHGPLMFHQSGGCCDGSSPMCYPDGEFKTGNADIHLGDLDVAGLDKAISFWMSKNQYEYWKHTHLTVDVVKGRGSGFSVEAPEGVRFLIRSRLFSDQESEALGLL; from the coding sequence ATGGTCGACCGGGTTTCCTACACGGAGGAGGCGGCGGAGTTGCTCCGCCGCCTCACCGAGATCCATGGCCCGCTGATGTTCCATCAGTCCGGCGGGTGCTGCGACGGCAGCTCGCCGATGTGCTACCCCGACGGCGAGTTCAAGACCGGCAACGCGGACATCCACCTGGGTGACCTCGACGTGGCCGGCCTGGACAAGGCCATCTCGTTCTGGATGTCGAAGAACCAGTACGAGTACTGGAAGCACACCCACCTGACCGTCGACGTCGTCAAAGGCCGCGGCAGCGGCTTCTCGGTGGAGGCCCCCGAAGGCGTCCGCTTCCTGATCCGTTCCCGCCTCTTCAGCGACCAGGAGTCCGAGGCCCTAGGCCTGCTTTGA
- a CDS encoding S53 family peptidase yields the protein MKQRILVSALGVGALAVAGLTSQGAAAAPTPYTAGKHAAQVCSTAKAAHTASCHALKLVDAAGKSVTSASPPATGLTPTGLRDAYKLNGLSANGRTVAIVDAYGYPNLERDLGVYRSQFGLSACTVANGCLRIINQTGGTTLPTFNVGWAGEQALDVDAVSAAAPDAKIVVVQAKSASFADLGTAVVTASKQAGVVAISNSYGGGDASDSTYGTYYNHPGIAVTASTGDDGYQGGSYPASSSYTTAVGGTSLVSASNSRGWSESVWSGAGSGCSTYNTALSAASTFSTGCSKRAMADVSAAADPSKGGMAIYYPTSKTASTWAQFGGTSEAAPIIASVYALSGNTAGYANALPYAHPSSLFDVTSGSNGSCPTTQWCNARTGWDGPTGLGTPNGAAAF from the coding sequence TTGAAGCAACGGATTCTCGTGTCCGCCCTGGGCGTCGGCGCACTAGCCGTCGCAGGACTGACCAGCCAAGGGGCCGCCGCGGCTCCCACTCCGTACACCGCCGGAAAGCACGCCGCACAGGTCTGCTCCACCGCGAAGGCGGCCCACACCGCCTCGTGTCATGCGCTCAAGCTCGTCGACGCCGCCGGGAAGTCGGTGACGTCGGCTTCGCCGCCCGCGACCGGTCTCACCCCGACCGGCCTGCGGGACGCGTACAAGCTCAACGGGCTGAGCGCCAACGGCCGGACAGTCGCGATCGTCGACGCCTACGGCTACCCGAACCTGGAGCGTGACCTCGGCGTCTACCGCAGCCAGTTCGGGCTGTCCGCCTGTACGGTCGCCAACGGCTGCCTGCGCATCATCAACCAGACCGGCGGCACCACGCTGCCGACCTTCAACGTCGGCTGGGCCGGCGAGCAGGCGCTGGACGTCGACGCGGTGTCGGCCGCCGCGCCGGACGCGAAGATCGTTGTAGTACAGGCGAAATCGGCCAGCTTCGCAGACCTCGGCACCGCGGTGGTCACCGCCTCCAAGCAGGCTGGCGTAGTGGCGATCTCGAACAGCTACGGCGGCGGCGACGCCTCCGACTCGACGTACGGGACCTACTACAACCACCCGGGCATCGCTGTCACCGCTTCGACCGGTGACGACGGCTACCAGGGCGGCAGCTACCCGGCTTCGTCCTCCTACACAACGGCTGTCGGCGGTACCTCCCTGGTCTCGGCCAGCAACAGCCGCGGCTGGTCGGAGAGCGTCTGGAGTGGCGCGGGCTCGGGCTGCTCGACGTACAACACGGCACTGAGCGCTGCATCCACATTCAGCACCGGTTGCTCGAAGCGTGCGATGGCTGACGTCTCGGCGGCGGCTGACCCGAGCAAGGGCGGGATGGCGATCTACTACCCGACCAGCAAGACCGCCTCGACCTGGGCGCAGTTCGGTGGGACGAGTGAGGCCGCGCCGATCATCGCCTCGGTCTACGCGCTGTCGGGCAACACGGCCGGCTACGCGAACGCTCTGCCGTACGCGCACCCCAGCTCACTGTTCGACGTGACGTCCGGCTCCAACGGCAGCTGCCCCACGACCCAGTGGTGCAACGCCCGTACCGGCTGGGACGGCCCGACCGGCCTCGGCACTCCGAACGGAGCCGCCGCCTTCTGA
- a CDS encoding M36 family metallopeptidase — translation MSATTVLAVLAGGGAVAATSATPDPKAPAEASKSISGKERKGNYDARTPNARANYARAAKVVGKETAASEKFRTSLGSQGVVAVDENTGTPAQVTKLNGFLTAKSTKKATAIALAYVKAHPEVFKLSTSDLGTLKLRKDYVDDLGTHHISWVQEVDGIEVFGNGLIANVTKAGQLISLQGAPISGLVSQAQARDKAATSVISADAARSAAGEDVDAKLAKAKATTAAGTTKWSSGDTAKQVWFHTADGLRKGWLTYVNGGDSKIYSHVIDAQTGGLLYRKDLVSEGNGDALVQDNYPGAAKGGVQRTENLIYNKWLPKNAKTLLEGTSVAAFADVNDDNQPNAGETVKVPGTPTTSQYKLVPFQSSSSFCSAAFICTWDPAKPDSWKTNMNQDVTNAFYLASNFHDWLAKPPISFTPAAGSFDAAGGDPVHLNALDGAATAADGGPDANHIDNANMSTPPDGTPPTMQMYLWHQPGASDAEDGYVPSSGANDASILYHEYTHGLSNRLVVDATGNSTLNSIQAGSMGEAWSDFYAMDYLVSHGLEKDTTAPGEVLEGKYVAHGDLFRTEAIDCRVKAVSPNCVAADGTKGGYTYGDFPTIGGAPEVHSSGEVWAQTLWDLRERFGRTYALSIITRAMELSTADPTMLDMRNAIVQADLIASGGKNSKIIWQVFANRGMGWFAGLLDGGDSHPVEDFHIPPTGATTSITGTVTDKDTGAPVAGALVFIGGHASGYAGDYSAVTGANGKYTITGVLPGTYGKFVVSGAGYEVLGNALAVKAGGTTANFAPRRNWAAASGGGSVKAFTGPDFSPQCGPQYAIDSSQGTGWGSTTGDDAGTPTNVMIPKNIDIALPEAVNISKFSVDPSNTCGDPGSAATGKYRIETSVDGTTWATALEGEFGAANRGKYNEVTPTGNVTGVKFVRFVMLSPQVPDFATNCPNGGYGGCQFTDMTELQVFGTK, via the coding sequence GTGAGTGCCACCACCGTCCTGGCTGTCCTGGCCGGCGGTGGCGCGGTAGCCGCCACGTCCGCCACCCCGGATCCCAAGGCCCCGGCCGAGGCGTCCAAGTCGATCTCCGGCAAGGAGCGCAAGGGCAACTACGACGCCCGGACGCCCAACGCCCGCGCCAACTACGCCCGCGCCGCGAAGGTGGTCGGCAAGGAGACCGCGGCCTCGGAGAAGTTCCGTACCTCCCTGGGCAGCCAGGGTGTCGTCGCGGTCGACGAGAACACCGGTACGCCGGCCCAGGTGACCAAGCTCAACGGCTTCCTCACCGCCAAGAGCACCAAGAAGGCGACCGCGATCGCGCTGGCCTACGTCAAGGCCCACCCCGAGGTCTTCAAGCTCTCGACGTCCGACCTCGGCACCCTCAAGCTGCGCAAGGACTACGTCGACGACCTCGGCACCCACCACATCTCCTGGGTCCAGGAAGTCGACGGCATCGAGGTGTTCGGCAACGGCCTCATCGCCAACGTCACCAAGGCCGGCCAGCTGATCTCGCTCCAGGGCGCACCGATCTCCGGCCTGGTCTCCCAGGCGCAGGCCCGGGACAAGGCGGCCACCTCGGTGATCAGCGCCGACGCCGCTCGCAGTGCGGCCGGCGAGGACGTCGACGCCAAGCTGGCGAAAGCCAAGGCGACGACCGCCGCCGGCACCACCAAGTGGAGCAGCGGCGACACCGCCAAGCAGGTCTGGTTCCACACCGCCGACGGCCTGCGCAAGGGCTGGCTGACCTACGTCAACGGCGGCGACTCCAAGATCTACAGCCACGTCATCGACGCCCAGACCGGCGGCCTGCTGTACCGCAAGGACCTGGTCAGCGAGGGCAACGGCGACGCGCTCGTCCAGGACAACTACCCGGGCGCGGCCAAGGGCGGCGTCCAGCGCACCGAGAACCTGATCTACAACAAGTGGCTGCCGAAGAACGCGAAGACGCTGCTCGAGGGAACGTCTGTCGCCGCCTTCGCGGACGTGAACGACGACAACCAGCCGAACGCCGGTGAGACGGTCAAGGTGCCGGGTACCCCGACCACCTCGCAGTACAAGCTCGTCCCGTTCCAGTCGAGTAGCTCGTTCTGCTCGGCGGCGTTCATCTGCACCTGGGACCCGGCCAAGCCGGACTCCTGGAAGACCAACATGAACCAGGACGTCACCAACGCGTTCTACCTGGCCAGCAACTTCCACGACTGGCTGGCCAAGCCGCCGATCAGCTTCACCCCGGCGGCCGGCTCGTTCGACGCCGCGGGCGGCGACCCGGTACACCTGAACGCTCTCGACGGCGCCGCCACTGCTGCCGACGGCGGTCCGGACGCCAACCACATCGACAACGCGAACATGTCGACCCCGCCGGACGGCACCCCGCCGACCATGCAGATGTACCTGTGGCACCAGCCGGGCGCGTCGGACGCGGAGGACGGCTACGTGCCCTCCAGCGGCGCCAACGACGCCAGCATCCTGTACCACGAGTACACCCACGGTCTGTCGAACCGCCTGGTCGTCGACGCGACCGGCAACTCGACGCTGAACAGCATCCAGGCCGGCTCGATGGGTGAGGCGTGGAGCGACTTCTACGCGATGGACTACCTGGTCTCGCACGGCCTGGAGAAGGACACCACCGCTCCGGGCGAGGTCCTCGAGGGCAAGTACGTCGCCCACGGCGATCTGTTCCGCACTGAGGCGATCGACTGCCGCGTGAAGGCGGTCAGCCCGAACTGCGTCGCGGCCGACGGCACCAAGGGTGGCTACACCTACGGCGACTTCCCGACCATCGGCGGCGCACCCGAGGTGCACTCGTCCGGCGAGGTGTGGGCCCAGACGCTGTGGGACCTGCGCGAGCGCTTCGGCCGTACCTACGCGCTGAGCATCATCACCCGCGCGATGGAGCTGTCCACCGCAGACCCGACGATGCTCGACATGCGTAACGCGATCGTCCAGGCCGACCTGATCGCCAGCGGCGGCAAGAACTCCAAGATCATCTGGCAGGTCTTCGCCAACCGTGGCATGGGCTGGTTCGCCGGTCTGCTCGACGGCGGCGACTCGCACCCGGTCGAGGACTTCCACATCCCGCCGACCGGTGCCACCACCAGCATCACCGGCACCGTCACCGACAAGGACACCGGCGCACCCGTCGCGGGCGCACTGGTCTTCATCGGTGGACACGCGTCCGGCTACGCGGGCGACTACTCCGCCGTGACCGGCGCCAACGGCAAGTACACGATCACCGGCGTTCTTCCGGGTACCTACGGCAAGTTCGTCGTCTCCGGCGCGGGCTACGAGGTTCTGGGCAACGCGCTGGCGGTCAAGGCCGGCGGCACCACCGCGAACTTCGCACCGCGGCGCAACTGGGCGGCAGCGTCCGGCGGCGGTTCGGTGAAGGCGTTCACCGGTCCGGACTTCTCGCCGCAGTGCGGCCCGCAGTACGCGATCGACTCCAGCCAGGGCACCGGCTGGGGCAGCACCACCGGTGACGACGCCGGGACCCCGACCAACGTGATGATCCCGAAGAACATCGACATCGCGCTGCCGGAGGCCGTGAACATCAGCAAGTTCTCGGTCGACCCGTCGAACACGTGTGGCGACCCGGGCAGCGCCGCGACCGGTAAGTACCGGATCGAGACGTCCGTGGACGGCACCACCTGGGCCACGGCCCTGGAGGGCGAGTTCGGCGCCGCCAACCGCGGCAAGTACAACGAGGTCACGCCGACCGGCAATGTCACCGGCGTGAAGTTCGTCCGGTTCGTGATGCTGAGCCCGCAGGTCCCGGACTTCGCCACGAACTGCCCGAACGGCGGCTACGGCGGCTGCCAGTTCAC